The Sinomicrobium kalidii genome contains a region encoding:
- a CDS encoding PhnA domain-containing protein: MSIEEQLHQRSGSVCELSGATDHLCVYEVPFAPVQGADACILISETCLRQIENPGTTDPNHWRCLNDSMWSTVPAVQVVAWRMLQRLKPEGWPQDLLDIMYLDETTLAWAAAGEKEKEKAIKHLDSNGMVLETGDTVVLIKDLKVKGTSLTAKRGTAVRKISLVADNPEQIEGKIAGQQIVILTKFVKKT; this comes from the coding sequence ATGAGTATAGAAGAACAATTGCATCAAAGAAGTGGCTCTGTTTGTGAACTTAGCGGTGCAACAGACCATTTATGTGTTTACGAAGTACCTTTTGCCCCGGTTCAGGGGGCAGATGCCTGTATATTGATCAGCGAAACCTGTCTGCGGCAAATAGAAAATCCAGGTACTACGGACCCGAACCACTGGCGTTGCCTCAACGACAGCATGTGGAGTACTGTCCCTGCAGTACAGGTCGTGGCATGGCGCATGCTTCAGCGGTTAAAGCCGGAAGGCTGGCCGCAAGATCTCCTTGACATAATGTATCTCGATGAAACAACCCTGGCCTGGGCAGCAGCAGGCGAAAAGGAGAAAGAAAAGGCCATAAAACACCTGGACAGTAACGGCATGGTTCTGGAGACCGGGGATACGGTTGTGCTCATCAAGGATCTGAAGGTAAAAGGCACTTCCCTTACTGCAAAACGGGGAACGGCAGTGAGAAAGATCTCCCTCGTAGCCGACAATCCGGAACAGATTGAAGGAAAGATAGCCGGACAACAGATTGTGATCCTTACTAAATTTGTAAAAAAGACATAA
- a CDS encoding MerR family transcriptional regulator yields the protein MKYHSVKELAEMAGISVRTLHHYDHIGLLKPSVRTAAGYRMYGEKDLLRLQQVLFYRNLGFKLKAIRDILDDPEFDLLQALSEHRKCLAGERKRIKLLMATIDQTMYHLKNRKMMKPEELYRGLPRKQAEAWRKEAREKWPGQVEHAEKQLLKINKKDFQALQDGFKANFERLASLSDRDPADIEVQAEVRKHYGYIMRFWGSPDGSKAEAYRGLGDLYVQDERYTEVNGTSNPAFGRFLQQAMHYFVQTELQG from the coding sequence ATGAAGTATCATTCGGTAAAAGAACTGGCCGAAATGGCGGGTATCAGTGTGCGCACACTGCATCATTACGATCACATCGGCCTGTTAAAACCGTCCGTCCGTACCGCTGCAGGGTACAGGATGTATGGAGAGAAAGACCTGCTTCGTTTACAACAGGTCCTTTTTTACAGGAACCTGGGATTTAAATTAAAAGCGATCAGGGATATACTGGACGATCCGGAGTTCGACCTCCTGCAAGCACTTTCGGAACACAGAAAATGTTTGGCAGGGGAGCGAAAACGGATAAAGCTCTTAATGGCTACTATAGACCAGACAATGTATCATTTAAAAAACAGAAAAATGATGAAACCGGAAGAATTATACAGAGGCCTGCCCCGAAAGCAGGCCGAAGCATGGCGAAAGGAAGCCCGGGAAAAATGGCCCGGACAAGTGGAACATGCCGAAAAACAACTGCTGAAAATAAATAAAAAAGATTTTCAGGCTTTACAGGATGGGTTTAAAGCGAATTTTGAAAGGCTGGCCTCACTGAGCGACCGGGACCCGGCAGACATTGAGGTCCAGGCCGAGGTACGGAAGCATTATGGTTATATCATGCGTTTCTGGGGAAGCCCTGACGGAAGTAAAGCAGAAGCTTACAGGGGACTTGGCGATCTCTATGTGCAGGATGAACGGTATACCGAAGTTAATGGAACGTCCAACCCGGCATTCGGCAGGTTCCTGCAACAGGCGATGCACTATTTTGTGCAAACGGAACTTCAGGGATAA
- a CDS encoding GMP reductase: protein MRIENDIKLGFKDVMIRPKRSTLKSRAAVSLKREFKFMHTGKTWSGIPVIAANMDTVGTFEMAVELSGHQLITAIHKHYTPEQWQVFMENSSTNITDYIAISTGTGKKDAEKLNLLLRQFPRILFICIDVANGYSEHFVEFVKETRQQYPDKVIIAGNVVTGEMVEELLLAGADIIKVGIGPGSVCTTRIKTGVGYPQLSAIIECADAAHGLGGQIISDGGCKIPGDIAKAFGGGADFVMLGGMLAGHSESGGETIEKDGKKYKQFYGMSSETAMEKHTGGMAAYRASEGKTVEIPYKGKVGTTVKDILGSLRSTCTYVGAQRLKELTKRTTFIRVMEQHNEIFE, encoded by the coding sequence ATGCGGATAGAAAACGATATAAAACTGGGGTTTAAAGATGTGATGATACGCCCCAAAAGGTCTACACTGAAATCAAGGGCTGCCGTTAGTCTCAAAAGAGAGTTCAAATTTATGCATACGGGTAAAACGTGGAGCGGAATCCCGGTTATTGCCGCCAATATGGATACCGTAGGAACATTTGAAATGGCTGTTGAACTCTCCGGACACCAACTTATCACTGCCATCCACAAACATTACACCCCGGAACAATGGCAGGTTTTTATGGAAAACAGCAGCACAAATATCACGGATTACATAGCCATAAGTACGGGAACAGGAAAAAAAGATGCGGAAAAACTGAATCTCCTGTTACGACAGTTCCCCCGGATTCTGTTTATCTGTATTGATGTTGCCAACGGATATTCCGAACATTTTGTAGAGTTCGTCAAGGAAACCCGGCAACAATACCCGGACAAGGTTATTATTGCGGGAAATGTCGTTACAGGGGAAATGGTGGAAGAACTCCTGTTGGCCGGAGCCGATATCATCAAGGTGGGCATAGGCCCCGGAAGTGTCTGTACCACAAGGATAAAAACAGGGGTCGGTTACCCACAGTTATCTGCTATCATAGAGTGTGCAGATGCGGCCCACGGACTGGGCGGACAGATCATCTCCGACGGCGGGTGTAAAATTCCGGGGGATATTGCCAAGGCATTTGGCGGCGGCGCCGATTTTGTAATGCTCGGCGGAATGCTTGCCGGACATTCGGAAAGCGGCGGCGAGACCATAGAAAAAGACGGTAAAAAGTACAAACAGTTCTACGGAATGAGCTCCGAAACCGCCATGGAAAAACACACGGGAGGCATGGCAGCATATCGTGCCAGCGAAGGAAAAACCGTGGAAATACCTTACAAGGGGAAGGTGGGCACTACCGTAAAAGATATCCTCGGGAGCCTTCGTTCTACATGTACCTATGTAGGGGCACAACGGCTCAAGGAGCTCACCAAACGCACCACGTTTATCCGTGTTATGGAACAGCACAACGAGATTTTTGAATAA
- a CDS encoding potassium/proton antiporter, translating to MNITTENILLIGSALLFISILAGKTSYRVGLPTLILFLAVGMLAGSEGIGGIYFDDPKTAQFIGIVSLNFILFSGGLDTNWKSIKPVFWQGISLSTLGVLITATSLGVFIWAVTDFTIYEGLLLGSIVSSTDAAAVFSILRSKNIALKTNIRPTLELESGSNDPMAYFLTIAFLGLVVNQDENIWSIIPVFFTQIILGALLGFLFGKAGKFVVNRINIDFEGLYPVLVIALMFFAFSATNFLGGNGFLAVYLCAVYLGNQDIIHKKTIMRMFDGLAWLMQIALFLTLGLLVYPSHIPPIFGIGMLISLFLIFVARPVSVFLSLAFFKMKFRRRWYISWVGLRGAVPIVFATYPLLAGIDKADIIFNIVFFISVTSVLIQGTTLSVIAKWLHVALPQKAKRKTPVDIFLADSAKSALEEIHLQHDNPSVGKKIVDLHFPKNAIIAMIKRQGKYITPNGMTVLETGDSLVVLAENNDGLDQVHDCLHIDEPVHKN from the coding sequence ATGAATATTACTACGGAAAACATTTTACTTATAGGTTCTGCCCTGTTGTTTATCAGTATACTCGCCGGAAAGACGTCCTACCGCGTGGGGCTCCCCACATTGATATTGTTCCTTGCCGTGGGGATGCTGGCGGGTTCCGAAGGAATAGGAGGTATTTATTTCGATGACCCGAAGACCGCCCAGTTCATCGGCATCGTATCCCTGAACTTCATTCTCTTTTCAGGGGGACTGGACACCAACTGGAAAAGTATCAAACCCGTTTTCTGGCAGGGCATATCACTTTCCACACTGGGGGTTTTGATCACTGCTACATCCCTGGGTGTATTTATATGGGCTGTTACCGATTTTACCATTTACGAGGGCCTTTTGCTCGGCTCTATCGTATCGTCTACCGATGCCGCGGCAGTATTTTCTATACTGCGGTCAAAGAATATTGCACTGAAAACCAACATAAGGCCCACCCTGGAGCTGGAAAGCGGGAGTAACGATCCCATGGCCTATTTCCTTACGATCGCCTTTCTCGGACTGGTTGTCAACCAGGATGAAAATATATGGTCTATTATTCCCGTGTTTTTTACGCAAATAATACTGGGTGCGCTCCTGGGTTTTCTCTTTGGTAAAGCGGGGAAGTTTGTTGTCAATAGGATCAATATCGATTTCGAGGGACTATACCCGGTTCTGGTCATTGCCCTTATGTTCTTCGCATTTTCTGCTACGAATTTTCTGGGAGGCAACGGCTTCCTGGCCGTCTACCTGTGTGCCGTATATCTCGGAAACCAGGATATCATCCACAAAAAGACCATCATGCGGATGTTCGACGGGCTGGCCTGGCTTATGCAGATCGCCCTGTTCCTCACCCTGGGGCTGCTTGTATACCCAAGCCATATCCCCCCTATTTTCGGTATCGGCATGCTTATTTCGCTCTTCCTTATATTTGTGGCCCGCCCGGTAAGTGTCTTTTTAAGCCTTGCCTTTTTTAAAATGAAGTTCCGCAGACGCTGGTATATCTCATGGGTGGGACTTCGTGGTGCCGTCCCTATTGTTTTTGCCACTTATCCCCTCCTTGCGGGAATTGACAAGGCCGATATCATATTCAATATCGTATTTTTTATTTCGGTTACTTCCGTACTTATACAGGGAACCACCCTCTCCGTCATAGCCAAATGGTTACATGTGGCCCTGCCGCAAAAGGCGAAACGCAAAACCCCGGTAGACATATTCCTGGCAGACAGCGCCAAATCTGCCCTGGAAGAAATCCATTTACAGCATGACAATCCTTCTGTCGGTAAAAAGATCGTCGATCTTCACTTTCCGAAAAATGCCATCATAGCCATGATAAAACGACAGGGGAAGTACATCACTCCTAACGGGATGACAGTGCTGGAAACCGGGGACTCCCTGGTAGTTCTAGCCGAAAACAACGACGGACTGGATCAGGTTCACGATTGTCTGCACATCGATGAACCGGTTCATAAAAATTAA
- a CDS encoding metalloprotease, with the protein MPQHYKSVKHLAYRYRLPALMRCFSVFPLFFLIIVLLVSADLTAQNKQTIVARFLPETKTINIQQEISFHNRSSDTLNAIYLTDWNNAYSGKNTALAKRFGEEFNKSLHLAKNKVRGSTKVISIVDKNFTPIGWQRMDSKDIIRVQLNFPVYPGDDFLLKLSYSVKIPSAEFTRYGYEENGNFKLRYWYITPAVYNDDWVLYSNKDLDDLYTDKTDYEIVFNYPEGYVLNTDLNLKESKNIDHLQQAVLTGKDRNDIKLYLEKKNSFTTYTNTNLSLITNIVSKDLSEEVKTLTTDRIIHFIYDNLGKYPHSRLLVTETEYRKTPLYGLNQLPAFLRPFPEEFQYEMKLLKTALNNYLENTLFLDTRKDKWIADAIQTYLMIKYVETFYPDIKLMGKLSDIWLVRSFHLAKKGFNEQYPLMFMLMASKNIDQAIATPKDELIKFNEKIAGKYKAGLGLVYLENYLGDGSIPKKIKGFYNNYRLEYVNARDFEKNLKTDTPKNIDWFFDEYVSTRHKIDFTIKKVKKTEDSIFVTIKNKRRTNVPVSLFGVRNDTVLSKYWFENIVGEKTFRIPNNNEKRLVLNYDKIIPEFNQRDNWKSLNGFFSQNRRLKFRFFKDAENPYYNQVFYVPTATYNYYDGVVAGMRLHNKALTAKPFLYDLTPSYGTKEKALVGSGLIAYRNYLDQGNLYLATFSVSGSSYHYAKDLRYSTITPAISLGFRTDDFRSNKRESLTFRFINVIREKDETINTDDTDPDYSVFNTRYSYSNNGIINHFSWFTDFQLANNFSKLSFDLEFRKLYQNNRQLNVRLFAGKFIYNDTSSDYFSFALDRPTDYLFDFGYLGRSETTGILSQEIIIAEGGFKSKFEDPYANNWMITTNASFNIWKWVELYGDIGWLKSKREPGRFVYDSGIRLNLVTDYFELYFPLYSNNGWEIAQPRYDQKIRFIVTLQPKTLVKLFTRKWF; encoded by the coding sequence ATGCCACAACACTATAAAAGCGTAAAACATCTTGCATACAGATACCGGTTGCCCGCATTGATGCGGTGTTTTTCCGTTTTTCCCCTCTTTTTTCTCATTATAGTGTTGCTGGTTTCCGCCGATCTTACCGCACAAAATAAACAGACCATCGTTGCCAGGTTTCTTCCGGAGACAAAAACCATTAATATTCAGCAGGAAATCAGTTTCCACAACCGTTCTTCCGATACGCTCAATGCCATTTATCTTACCGACTGGAACAATGCCTACTCAGGGAAAAACACGGCCCTGGCCAAAAGGTTCGGGGAGGAATTCAACAAAAGCCTGCATCTGGCCAAAAACAAAGTCAGGGGAAGCACGAAGGTCATTTCCATCGTCGATAAAAATTTTACTCCTATAGGATGGCAACGAATGGACTCCAAAGACATTATCAGGGTGCAATTAAATTTTCCCGTGTACCCGGGAGACGACTTCCTCCTAAAGTTGTCCTATTCTGTCAAAATTCCCTCCGCGGAATTTACCAGATACGGCTATGAAGAGAACGGGAATTTCAAACTAAGGTACTGGTATATTACCCCGGCAGTATATAACGATGATTGGGTATTGTACAGCAACAAGGACCTTGACGACCTCTATACAGACAAAACCGATTATGAAATAGTATTCAATTACCCCGAAGGTTACGTTCTCAATACCGACCTCAACCTTAAAGAATCAAAAAACATAGACCATCTGCAACAGGCGGTACTCACAGGCAAAGACAGGAACGACATAAAGCTGTACCTGGAAAAAAAGAACAGTTTCACTACCTATACAAACACCAATCTGTCGCTTATTACCAACATCGTCTCCAAGGACCTGTCTGAAGAGGTCAAGACACTGACGACAGACCGAATCATCCATTTCATTTACGACAATCTTGGGAAATACCCGCACTCCAGGCTGCTGGTCACCGAAACCGAATACCGGAAAACCCCGCTTTACGGACTTAACCAGTTACCCGCTTTTTTACGCCCCTTCCCGGAAGAGTTCCAGTACGAAATGAAGTTACTGAAAACCGCACTGAACAATTACCTTGAAAACACATTGTTCCTGGACACCCGGAAAGACAAATGGATCGCCGACGCCATACAAACCTACCTGATGATAAAATATGTGGAAACGTTTTACCCTGACATAAAACTCATGGGAAAACTTTCCGACATATGGCTCGTACGCAGTTTCCACCTGGCCAAGAAGGGATTCAATGAACAATACCCCCTCATGTTTATGCTCATGGCCAGCAAGAACATAGACCAGGCGATCGCCACACCCAAGGACGAACTCATAAAATTCAATGAAAAAATTGCAGGGAAATACAAGGCAGGACTCGGGCTGGTTTACCTGGAAAACTATCTCGGGGACGGTAGCATCCCTAAAAAAATAAAGGGCTTTTACAACAATTACCGCCTGGAATATGTCAATGCCCGTGATTTTGAAAAAAACCTCAAAACGGATACCCCAAAAAACATCGACTGGTTTTTTGACGAATACGTAAGTACACGGCACAAAATAGATTTCACCATAAAGAAGGTGAAGAAGACCGAAGACTCCATCTTCGTCACCATTAAAAACAAAAGGCGCACCAATGTTCCCGTTTCGCTTTTCGGGGTACGCAACGATACTGTGCTTTCCAAATACTGGTTTGAAAACATTGTCGGCGAAAAAACATTCCGCATCCCGAATAACAATGAAAAAAGGCTGGTACTCAATTACGACAAAATCATTCCCGAGTTCAACCAGCGTGACAACTGGAAGTCCCTCAACGGTTTTTTCTCCCAGAACAGAAGGCTGAAGTTCCGGTTCTTTAAAGATGCGGAAAACCCCTATTACAACCAGGTATTCTACGTCCCCACAGCCACCTACAACTACTATGACGGCGTTGTGGCCGGAATGCGTTTACACAACAAGGCCCTGACGGCCAAACCCTTTCTTTACGACCTTACTCCTTCTTACGGTACCAAAGAAAAAGCACTGGTAGGTTCGGGCTTAATTGCCTACCGGAACTACCTCGACCAAGGTAATCTCTACCTGGCCACTTTTTCGGTAAGCGGTTCCAGTTATCACTACGCCAAAGATTTAAGATACAGCACCATAACACCAGCCATAAGTCTCGGTTTCCGGACAGATGATTTTCGGTCCAACAAAAGGGAATCGCTCACGTTCCGTTTTATCAATGTCATCCGCGAAAAAGACGAGACTATAAACACCGACGATACCGATCCCGATTACAGCGTATTCAACACCCGGTATTCCTATTCGAATAACGGCATTATCAACCATTTCTCCTGGTTTACCGATTTCCAGCTGGCCAACAATTTTTCAAAACTCTCCTTTGATCTCGAGTTCAGGAAATTGTACCAGAACAACCGGCAGCTCAACGTGAGGTTGTTTGCCGGTAAGTTCATCTATAACGATACCAGTTCTGATTATTTCAGCTTTGCCCTGGACCGTCCTACAGACTACCTTTTTGACTTCGGTTACCTCGGAAGGTCGGAGACCACCGGGATACTCAGCCAGGAGATCATTATTGCCGAGGGAGGCTTCAAATCAAAATTCGAAGACCCCTACGCCAATAACTGGATGATTACCACCAATGCCAGTTTCAATATCTGGAAGTGGGTGGAGCTCTACGGCGATATAGGCTGGCTGAAAAGTAAACGGGAACCGGGACGGTTTGTCTATGATTCCGGTATCCGCCTGAACCTGGTTACCGATTACTTCGAACTCTACTTCCCCCTCTATTCCAATAACGGCTGGGAAATAGCACAGCCCCGGTACGACCAGAAAATACGCTTTATCGTTACTCTGCAACCCAAGACACTTGTAAAACTCTTTACCAGGAAATGGTTCTAA
- a CDS encoding alpha-ketoacid dehydrogenase subunit alpha/beta gives MHTETDSQKDITFNDFKTQVLHDYRIAVMSRECSVLGRREVLTGKAKFGIFGDGKEVPQLAMARAFKNGDFRSGYYRDQTFMMAIGEFSAKHFFAGLYAHTDIEKEPMSAGRQMGGHFLTHNLNDDGSWKNLTEQKNSSGDISPTAAQMPRLLGLAQASKIYRNAGEMDSSNFSVNGNEVAWGTIGNASTSEGLFFETMNAAGVLQVPLVMSIWDDMYGISVHAKHQTTKENISEVMKGFQRDDRPGIEIVVVKGWDYPALVEAYENAGKLAREEHVPVLIHVTELTQPQGHSTSGSHERYKDKERLEWEKAHDCNLKMREWLIDNGFATEEDLTTLEKEVKREVRESKKEAWTEFTTPIKNKKKEAVALLDDLASGSTNKSFISKLKNDLIAIDEPVKKDLLSLTRRALRYVIHEPSEEKERLAAWITNYLREEQPKYSSHLYSELPDKATAITEVLPEYSENPKSVDGRIIIRDNFDSLFSKYSNALVFGEDSGNIGDVNQGLEGLQKKYGEIRVADTGIREATILGQGIGLALRGLRPIAEIQYLDYILYALQTMSDDLASLHYRTMGKQKAPVIVRTRGHRLEGIWHAGSQMGGLIHLLRGMYILTPRNMTKAAGFYNTLMESDEPALIIESLNGYRLKEQLPDNLGEFRTPIGKVEVVKEGTDITLLSYGSTLRIVEQVTRDLLEVGINAEVIDAQTLLPFDIHHETVESVKKTNRLLIIDEDVPGGASAYLMQEVVEKQGAYRYLDSAPQTLSAQPHRPAYGTDGDYFSKPNAEDIFEKVYDIMHETDPRKYPGLR, from the coding sequence ATGCATACCGAAACAGATTCTCAAAAAGATATTACCTTCAACGATTTTAAAACCCAGGTACTGCACGACTACAGGATAGCTGTAATGAGCAGGGAGTGCAGTGTGTTGGGGCGAAGGGAAGTCCTGACGGGAAAGGCCAAGTTCGGTATTTTCGGTGACGGAAAGGAAGTTCCACAACTGGCGATGGCCCGGGCCTTCAAAAACGGCGATTTCCGCAGTGGCTATTACAGGGATCAAACCTTTATGATGGCCATAGGTGAATTCAGCGCAAAACACTTTTTCGCAGGGCTCTATGCCCATACGGATATTGAGAAGGAACCCATGAGTGCCGGAAGGCAGATGGGCGGACATTTCCTGACTCACAACCTCAACGACGACGGGAGCTGGAAAAATCTGACGGAGCAAAAGAACAGCAGCGGTGATATTTCACCTACTGCCGCCCAGATGCCCCGTTTGCTGGGACTTGCCCAGGCCTCCAAAATCTACAGGAATGCCGGGGAAATGGACAGCAGCAATTTCTCTGTAAACGGCAATGAAGTGGCCTGGGGCACCATAGGAAATGCGAGCACCAGCGAAGGGCTCTTCTTTGAAACCATGAATGCTGCAGGAGTATTGCAGGTTCCCCTGGTGATGAGTATATGGGACGACATGTACGGTATCTCCGTCCATGCAAAACACCAGACCACCAAAGAGAACATCTCCGAAGTAATGAAAGGCTTTCAGCGTGATGACCGGCCCGGCATCGAAATTGTTGTGGTAAAGGGCTGGGATTATCCTGCCCTTGTGGAAGCCTATGAGAATGCAGGGAAACTGGCCCGTGAAGAACACGTTCCGGTACTTATTCATGTTACGGAGCTCACCCAGCCCCAGGGGCATTCCACCTCCGGATCGCACGAACGTTACAAGGATAAGGAGCGACTGGAGTGGGAAAAAGCACACGACTGCAACCTGAAGATGCGGGAATGGCTCATTGACAACGGCTTTGCCACGGAAGAAGACCTGACCACCCTGGAAAAAGAAGTGAAAAGGGAAGTCAGGGAATCCAAGAAAGAAGCCTGGACAGAATTCACTACCCCCATAAAAAACAAAAAGAAAGAAGCGGTCGCCCTGCTCGATGACCTGGCTAGCGGAAGTACCAACAAGTCCTTTATCAGCAAGTTAAAGAACGACCTCATAGCCATAGACGAACCTGTCAAAAAGGACCTTCTTTCCCTGACCAGGCGTGCCTTGCGTTATGTTATACACGAACCGTCAGAAGAAAAGGAAAGGCTTGCGGCCTGGATCACCAATTACCTCCGGGAAGAACAGCCCAAATACAGCTCGCACCTGTACAGTGAACTTCCAGATAAAGCTACGGCCATAACCGAAGTATTACCGGAATACAGTGAAAACCCGAAATCTGTAGACGGGCGTATCATCATCCGGGACAATTTCGACAGCCTCTTTTCCAAATATTCCAACGCCCTGGTTTTCGGAGAGGACAGCGGCAATATCGGTGATGTAAACCAGGGACTGGAAGGTCTTCAGAAAAAATATGGTGAAATACGTGTGGCCGATACGGGCATCAGGGAAGCCACTATTCTCGGGCAAGGTATCGGGTTAGCCCTGAGAGGGTTAAGACCTATCGCCGAAATACAATACCTGGATTATATCCTGTATGCCCTGCAAACCATGAGTGACGATCTGGCGTCACTCCACTACCGGACCATGGGCAAACAAAAAGCCCCGGTGATCGTAAGAACCCGGGGACACCGCCTGGAAGGGATATGGCATGCAGGTTCCCAGATGGGCGGACTCATCCACCTGCTTCGGGGAATGTATATCCTTACCCCCAGGAACATGACCAAGGCCGCCGGATTTTACAACACCCTCATGGAAAGTGACGAACCTGCACTCATCATAGAAAGCCTAAACGGTTACCGGCTGAAAGAACAATTACCCGATAACCTGGGAGAATTCAGAACCCCCATCGGTAAAGTTGAAGTTGTGAAAGAGGGCACGGATATTACCCTGCTTTCTTACGGTTCTACACTCAGGATCGTTGAACAGGTCACCAGGGATTTACTGGAAGTGGGTATAAACGCAGAAGTCATTGACGCACAAACGCTTTTACCGTTTGACATACACCACGAAACCGTTGAAAGTGTAAAGAAAACGAACCGCCTGCTCATCATCGATGAAGATGTACCCGGCGGGGCCTCGGCATATCTTATGCAGGAAGTCGTGGAAAAACAGGGGGCCTATCGCTACCTCGACAGTGCTCCGCAAACACTTTCCGCACAACCGCACAGACCGGCATACGGGACCGATGGTGATTATTTCTCCAAACCCAACGCAGAAGATATTTTCGAAAAGGTATACGACATTATGCACGAGACCGATCCGCGAAAATATCCCGGATTAAGATAA
- the rpsA gene encoding 30S ribosomal protein S1 — protein MAETQTKTEQENQKNPEEFLANFDWHNYEEGIEKVEEEKLQEFEKLVEENFVDTADEEVVEGVVVHLTDREAIIDINAKSEGVVSLNEFRYNPDLKVGDKVEVLIDVREDRTGQLVLSHRKARTIKAWDRVNAAYDNGEIVNGFVKCRTKGGMIVDVFGIEAFLPGSQIDVKPIRDYDQYVGKTMEFKVVKINHEFKNVVVSHKALIEADIEEQKKEIISQLEKGQVLEGVVKNITSYGVFIDLGGVDGLIHITDLSWSRINHPSEVVELDQKLNVVILDFDDNKSRIQLGLKQLQKHPWEALSDDIKVGDKVKGKVVVIADYGAFIEVAEGVEGLIHVSEMSWSTHLRSAQDFVSVGDEVEAVVLTLDREERKMSLGIKQLTPDPWTDITSKYPVGSKHEGIVRNFTNFGVFVELEEGIDGLIYISDLSWTKKIKHPSEFVSVGDKLEVEVLELDVDGRKLSLGHKQTTENPWDKYETEFGVGTVHTTEVSEIVDKGATINLNEDIVAFVPSRHLEKEDGKKLKKGETAEFKVIEFNKEFKRVVASHTAIFKEQEEKNVKSANNASVEKTTLGDLDALAELKEKMDKEKK, from the coding sequence ATGGCTGAAACTCAAACAAAAACAGAACAGGAAAATCAGAAGAATCCTGAAGAATTTTTAGCAAACTTCGACTGGCACAACTACGAAGAAGGTATTGAGAAGGTTGAAGAAGAGAAACTACAGGAGTTTGAAAAGCTCGTAGAGGAGAACTTCGTGGACACTGCAGACGAGGAAGTAGTGGAAGGCGTTGTGGTACACCTTACCGACAGGGAAGCTATAATAGACATCAATGCCAAGTCTGAAGGTGTTGTTTCCCTTAACGAATTCCGTTACAATCCCGACCTGAAAGTCGGAGATAAGGTAGAAGTACTTATCGACGTTCGTGAAGACAGGACAGGACAGTTGGTGCTTTCACACAGAAAAGCACGTACTATAAAAGCCTGGGACAGGGTGAATGCAGCCTATGACAATGGCGAAATCGTAAACGGTTTTGTAAAATGCAGGACCAAAGGAGGTATGATCGTGGACGTATTCGGTATCGAGGCGTTCCTGCCCGGCTCACAGATCGATGTGAAGCCTATCCGTGATTACGATCAGTATGTAGGCAAGACCATGGAATTCAAGGTGGTGAAGATCAACCACGAATTCAAAAACGTGGTCGTTTCCCACAAAGCGCTTATCGAAGCGGATATCGAAGAACAGAAGAAAGAGATCATCAGTCAGCTCGAGAAAGGACAGGTACTCGAAGGTGTGGTTAAAAACATCACGTCTTACGGTGTATTCATCGACCTCGGCGGCGTAGATGGTCTTATCCACATTACCGACCTTTCCTGGAGCAGGATCAACCACCCGAGCGAAGTGGTGGAACTGGATCAGAAACTGAACGTGGTAATCCTCGATTTCGACGACAACAAGTCGAGAATACAACTCGGTCTGAAGCAACTTCAGAAACATCCATGGGAAGCCCTCAGCGATGATATCAAAGTGGGTGACAAGGTAAAAGGAAAAGTAGTTGTTATTGCAGATTACGGTGCCTTTATCGAGGTGGCCGAAGGAGTGGAAGGACTGATTCACGTTTCGGAAATGTCCTGGTCTACACACCTGCGTTCCGCTCAGGACTTTGTTTCCGTAGGAGATGAGGTAGAAGCGGTAGTCCTTACTCTCGACAGAGAGGAGCGTAAAATGTCGCTCGGTATCAAACAACTGACTCCCGATCCGTGGACCGATATCACCAGCAAATACCCTGTTGGTTCAAAACACGAAGGTATTGTACGTAACTTCACCAATTTCGGTGTATTCGTAGAGCTGGAAGAAGGCATAGACGGTCTTATCTATATATCCGACCTTTCCTGGACCAAAAAGATCAAGCACCCGTCCGAGTTTGTATCCGTTGGAGACAAGCTGGAAGTGGAAGTGCTGGAACTGGATGTGGACGGACGTAAACTGAGCCTCGGTCACAAACAAACCACAGAAAATCCGTGGGATAAATACGAAACTGAGTTCGGAGTAGGTACCGTACATACTACGGAAGTAAGCGAAATCGTAGATAAGGGAGCGACCATAAACCTCAATGAGGATATCGTTGCCTTCGTACCTTCGCGTCACCTGGAAAAAGAAGATGGTAAAAAACTGAAAAAAGGAGAAACTGCAGAATTCAAAGTGATTGAATTTAACAAGGAATTCAAAAGAGTTGTAGCTTCCCATACCGCTATCTTCAAAGAACAGGAAGAGAAGAACGTTAAGTCTGCAAACAATGCCAGCGTAGAGAAAACCACACTTGGTGACCTGGACGCACTTGCAGAACTTAAAGAAAAAATGGATAAAGAAAAGAAATAA